The sequence below is a genomic window from Lolium perenne isolate Kyuss_39 chromosome 4, Kyuss_2.0, whole genome shotgun sequence.
CAAGACCGCCGCCTGCTGCAAGCACTTCACGGCCTACGACCTCGACAGCTGGTCCGGCACCGACCGCTTCCACTTCAACGCCGTCGTCGCCCCGCAGGACCTGGAGGACACCTTCAAGTCCTGCGTCGTCGATGGCCGCGCCGCCAGCGTCATGTGCTCCTACAACCAGGTCAACGGCGTGCCCACCTGCGCCGACGAGTCCTTCCTCCGCGGCACCATCCGCGGCAAGTGGCAGCTCGAGGGTTACATCGTCTCCGACTGCGACTCCGTCGACGTCTTCTACCGCGACCAGCACTACACCAAGACCCACgaggacgccgtcgccgccacgctCCGGGCCGGGCTGGACCTCGACTGCGGACCGTTCCTCGCGCAGTACACCGAGGGCGCCGTCGCGCAGAGGAAGGTGTCCGACGCCGACATCGACGCCGCCGTCACCAACACCGTCATCGTGCAGATGCGCCTCGGGATGTACGACGGCGACCTCGCCACGCAGCCGTTCGGGCACCTCGGCCCGCAGCACATGTGCACGCGCGCGCACCAGGACCTTGCGCTCGACGCGGCCAGGCAGAGCGTCGTGCTCCTCAAGAACGACGCCGCCACACTGCCGCTGTCGCCGGGCACGCACCGTACCGTTGCCGTCGTCGGCCCGCACGCCGAAGCCACCGTCGCCATGATCGGGAACTACGCCGGTAAGCCGTGCGGGTACAGCACGCCGTTGCAGGGCATCGGCAGGTACGTGAAGACCGCATTGCACCAGGCGGGCTGCACTGACGTGGCATGCCAAGGAGGCAACCAGCCGATCGCCGGTGCCGTCGACGCAGCACGCCGTGCCGACGCCACCATTGTCCTTGTTGGACTCGATCAGAAGATCGAGGCCGAGGGCCTGGACCGGACAAGCCTGCTTCTTCCCGGCCGCCAGGCAGAGCTCGTCTCCGTGGTGGCGAAGGCCGCCAAAGGGCCGGTGATCCTGGTGCTCATGTCCGGCGGGCCCGTCGACATTGCGTTCGCGCAGAACGACCGGAAGATCGCTGGCATCCTTTGGGCAGGGGGTACAGGGTACCCCGGACAGGCCGGCGGGCAGGCCATCGCCGACGTGATCTTCGGTCACCACAACCCAGGTACCTACTGTCCTACACAGACTTGAACAAAATGGCACAAATTGATTGAGAACATGAAACCTTTGAACCAAGATTATGAGCTTGATTGATTTGGATTGACGAATTGGTGCAGGAGGGAAGCTGCCGGTGACATGGTACCCACAGGATTACCTGCAGAAGGTGCCAATGACGAACATGGCGATGCGCGCCAATCCGGCGAAGGGGTACCCCGGCCGGACCTACCGGTTCTACACCGGCCCGACGATCCATCCGTTCGGGCACGGCCTAAGCTACACCAAGTTCACCCACACGCTCGCGCACGCGCCGGCGCAGCTCTCCGTCCGGCTCACCGGCCACCAcgccgccaccgcctcctcccTCAACGTTACCACGCATCTTGGCCGCGTCGCCGCCGACGTGCGTGTCTCCCGTGCGCGGTGCGAGGGCCTGAGCATCCCGGTCCACGTCGATGTGAAGAACGTCGGCGACCGGGACGGCGCGCACACGGTGCTCGTGTACGCGTCCCCtccggcggcggccgccgccgcccacggcGCGCCTGCTCGGCAGCTGGTGGCGTTCGAGAAGGTGCACGTGCCCGCCGGTGGCGTGGCCCGCGTCAAGATGGGATTGGACGTCTGCAACGGCCTCAGCATTGCCGATCGGGACGGGGTCCGAAGGATTCCCGTGGGCGAGCACAGCCTGACGATCGGCGAGCTGACCCACTCGGTGACGCTCGGGGTCGAGCAGCTAGGGGTATAGAAGCTAGTGACTGAAGCATCCGTCGTAGGAAGAAGGATTCAGCCATAGATTGGCATCAACAAATGTTGATTGGTTCGGGATTGGATTTCCATGGTGCCGGCCACTCTGCGAAGGTGGAGATGGAAATTGCAATTGCACCTGATTACAGAAACAATTGTTCTACGTATTGCAAATGATTGAACTGGAAGGAATACAAATAACCACTGTTTCTTCCTCTCTGTTTTCGAAAATTATCCTAAATCAATCATGTAAAATTTTGCACCAGCGGAGATTCTGAGCCTTTAGTTTCAATACCCGGACGTGGGTCCACCAATAGGCGGAAGTTCCTCTAGAGGCGATCATGGAGGCGATcgtgttagggctagggtttctcCTTGCGGGTGGTGTTATCGGCGGCGGGAACAATCTTGACGTCAAGATCTCTTCCATGCGGCGGTGTGCATAGCTCCTCCTGTCGTGGTGCTCGGAGGGAGTAGGTTTGGTTATGGATACTCCTCCCCGCAGGGTGATGATCGGCGGCGGTTCTTCAAGGACGTCGTCGCGATCTGCAGCCAAGGTGGGGGGGATGATCTGGCGGTAGGTTTGTCTGCAAGGCTCGGGGATCTCATGCTAACTCATGAGGCTACGGGGCTGGTCATCGATGGCGCAAATCCGCCACAAGTTCCCCGCCCCCGTTGGGCGGCGGTCGGGAAAGTGTGTTCTCCAAGGAAGTTGTTGATCGGAGCCCTAGAGAGAAATGAGGCGGGCCTACGGTCTCCATCGTCCGGCGCAATTTAGGAACATTGGGAACAACAGATTCGTGGTAAGATTTTCGTCTAAAGGGGACTGGAAACATTTTTTTTAAACGAGGCAAAAAGTTTTTGCCTTATATTAATATAGGAGGAACAAACATAGGTCTGGCTAACGCCAAAACAAAAGAAAGGGGAGGAAGAAACCCAAaactagagagaaagaaaaaaaaaggtcaGCTCGCGAGCACCGCAAGGTTTTTAGCTCCGGAAAGAATCCAATCTCTTCCTTCTTCCCTGATTTTGGGCATGATGACCGAAGCCAAAGAGGATTTATTATTGAATACTCGCTCATTTCTTTCCTTCGAAATCTCCCACGCGATAAGCATGGTGGCAGTCTGTAACCCTTTGGGAGAGGAGGAAGGAGTCTTGGCGATGGCGTGCCAGTAATCCAACACTTTCTTCCTACCCGACCCAAGGCAGCGGAGAAGATCCGGACAAGAAAGCCATGGAGCCACAGCTGCCCATATCCTTCTGGAGAAACGACATTCGAAAAGGATATGTCGCGCTGTCTCGGGGGTGCATCTACAAATCTGACAAGAAGGCTGGTGCAGCCACCCCCGTTTGGCGAGACGGTCCACGGTCGAAAGGCGGTTTTGAACGGCGAGCCAGGCGAAGAAGTGGCATTTCGGTGGAGCCTAATTATTCCACACAAGATTACCGAAGGAGCTGGGCAAAGCGGTTAGGAACTGGGCCTTGTAGGCAGAACTGGTTGAGTAGCAGCCATTCGGCGACATGGTCAAGATGATGGAGTCCGAAATGCCAGGGGATAGTTGGATGGTCGAGAGTAGATCTCAAAGGCGGACATATTGCTCCAAGTGCTCAACAGTAGAAGAGTCTACATTTATGTCAGCAACCATATTCTGACCCTCCAGAGCATCTCGCACCGACCGGTTCTTTCTTCGAGAGGCTATGAAAATCAACGGGGCGATGATCTTTGGAGGAGTACCATCCAACCAAGAGGAGGACCAAAAGGAAGCTTTAGAACCGTCGCCAATGGTGACCCAAGTAGCGGCGTTGAAAAGATCTCTGTTGGTGACATCATTAGGGGTTTCAGATCCTACTCACGGTTTTTCTGGCACCTTCCACTCATCCCACAACCATCGGAGTCTAAGCGCGCGAGAGGCTTCTCCAGGTCTAGGACCCCAAGGCCACCCAAATCTCTTGGACAGCAGACTTTCTGCCAGTTGACCTTGCATTTCCCCCCGCTGACGACTTCCTTGCATGCCCAAAGCATACCGCGGCTGATCTTGGCGAAGGCCTTTAGAATGTTCTTGTCCACTCTTAAGGCAGATAAAAAGAAAATGGGCAGTGAGGATAGAACCGACTTCACAAGAGCGGTGCAGCCAGCCCTATTTATAAATTTGCCCTTCCAAGGGTTCAGACGAGCAACCGCCTTATCGATGAAGGGTTGGAGATCCGCCCGCCTTAGCCTCCCAAGCGACACAGGTAGGCCTAGGTACTTGAGTGGAAACTTAACAGTAGCAACAGGGAAGTTTGTCAGGACCGATGCAAGGTCAATGTCGGAGCAATGAATTGGGGCTATGGAGCGTTTGCCACATTTGTCACCAAACCGGACACCTCCCCGAAGTTCTGAAGGATATTGGCCAGGGCCGAGACATCATGCTCGGAGGGGGTCAAGAAGATGGCTGCATCGTCTGCATATAAGGAGACTCGGGGACCCTGCAAGCCACCAGGCACCCCATGAACAAGACCGGAGTCCGTGGCCCTTTCCAGATTTTTTTGAAGGGGGTCGATGGCAATATCGAAAAGGAGGGGCAAGAGGGGATCCCCTTGTCGCAGGCCGCGCCCGTGGAAAAAATCCTTTCCATGGATCCCGTTGAGGAGGACCCAGGAGGAAGCCGTAGTAAACAGGGTCGACATGATGGCACACCATCTTTGTGGTGTCGTGAGGCGTTGCATGAGGTCGAGCATGTAGTCCCATTGCACAGTGTCAAAGGATCTTGGCAATGTCAAGCTTGATGAGAAGGGCCGGGGTTTTGCTTCGATGGAGCTGGCGGGCGGTGTTTCTGACGTACATGAAGTTGTCAAGAATGGATCTAGACTTGATGAAAGCACTCTGGCTATGAGAGACAATGACGTTCATCTTAGGTCTAAGCTGGCGGGCCATGGCTTTGGCGATGATCTTCGGGACCACATGAATGAGGCTAATTGGCCTGAAATCAGAGATCAATTCGGCGCCGTCTCTTTTGGGAGGAGCACAATGTTGGCCGAGTTGACGATGAGGAAGTTGGGTGCCGATAGCTTGGAGAAAGCATTGATGACCCGCATGAGATCTCCCTTGATGGTATTCTAGCACGACCGGAAAAAGGATGTGGTGAAACCGTTAGGGCCGGGGGCCTTATCCGCAGGCATGTCATCGATCGCCTCCTTGATCTCAAGTTCAGAGAAGGTAAAACCAAGGTCCTCCAACGAGTGAATGGTTGGGTTTAAAACAGCCCAGTTGAGGTCCAGCTGGCGGGGGGAGAGCGGCCTAACGTTTGGGAGAAGTGATAAAAATGAGCTTCTCCTTGTCCTCATGAGCTGTAGACCATCCATCGTTATGCTTGAGTCTCATGATGTGGTTTTTGCGTCTCCTCGCGTTGACCTGCAGATGGAAAAACTTAGTGTTGGCATCACCTTCTTTAAGGTAGGATATTCTTGAGGTCTGTCATTTCCGCGATCTTTCTAGAGCCGCCAGGCCTTTTACTCGCCGCTTGAGTTCCGCGCGAAGAGCCCTTTCCTCCTGGGAGAGGGTCCTGGATTCCTGCGCCACGTCCAACTGGAGGATGACATCAAGAGCCATAAGAAGATGAAGCTTGCAGTCGGAAAAGAGGCTCTTGCTCCACGATCTTAAACCATGCGTCATTGATTTCAGCTTGAGATTTATGACATGAACTAGGTAGGTGTGGGTTGAGGTCGCGGATCAAGCTTGCTTAACTTTATCCTGAAAACCCGGCATTTTAGTCCAGAAGGATTCAAAGCGGAAAACCGGAGGCTTTCGAAGACCGCTCTGATTGGAGAGCAGAAGAGGGAAATGGTCCGAGAGGGAGGACGATAGAGCATGAAGCACGTGGTTTTCAAACGCCATATCCAAACTTGAGTTGCAGAAATCCCGGTCAAGCCGCACCAAAGTTGGCGATTCCCTCTCATTGCTCCACGTGAACTTTCCGTTTATAAGCTTCAATGGACCTCCACTGGAAACATGTTATGAACAATGGACCTTGGCAGCTCGATTTCAATGTTGTTCTGCTGAAGAATTATGTCAGATCAGTCTGGCCCTTCTGACATGGTTTTTGATTCTCTGGATATCTGGCTACGAGTGCTTGACCTACCCATGGACATGATGAACAAGTTTTTTGGTGAGCTTATCGGGGGCTGGATTGGGCAATGTATCTCTATGGATGTTGGCGATGAAAGACTAGCTTGGGGAAAGGATTTAAGAATAAGAGTGGTAGTGAGGGTGGATCAACCACTTCTATGTGGTGTTATTCTAAGAGAAAGTAACGAGGA
It includes:
- the LOC127294555 gene encoding probable beta-D-xylosidase 2, with amino-acid sequence MRRHRLILPLLLVAAAASSVAARAPFACAPGGPATSLPFCRQSLPLRSRARDLVARLTRAEKVRLLVNNAAGVPRLGVAGYEWWSEALHGVSDTGPGVRFGGAFPGATAFPQVIGTAASFNASLWELIGRAVSDEGRAMYNGGQAGLTFWSPNVNIFRDPRWGRGQETPGEDPAVSGRYAAAYVRGLQQPYGGGGHHGGHTRLKTAACCKHFTAYDLDSWSGTDRFHFNAVVAPQDLEDTFKSCVVDGRAASVMCSYNQVNGVPTCADESFLRGTIRGKWQLEGYIVSDCDSVDVFYRDQHYTKTHEDAVAATLRAGLDLDCGPFLAQYTEGAVAQRKVSDADIDAAVTNTVIVQMRLGMYDGDLATQPFGHLGPQHMCTRAHQDLALDAARQSVVLLKNDAATLPLSPGTHRTVAVVGPHAEATVAMIGNYAGKPCGYSTPLQGIGRYVKTALHQAGCTDVACQGGNQPIAGAVDAARRADATIVLVGLDQKIEAEGLDRTSLLLPGRQAELVSVVAKAAKGPVILVLMSGGPVDIAFAQNDRKIAGILWAGGTGYPGQAGGQAIADVIFGHHNPGGKLPVTWYPQDYLQKVPMTNMAMRANPAKGYPGRTYRFYTGPTIHPFGHGLSYTKFTHTLAHAPAQLSVRLTGHHAATASSLNVTTHLGRVAADVRVSRARCEGLSIPVHVDVKNVGDRDGAHTVLVYASPPAAAAAAHGAPARQLVAFEKVHVPAGGVARVKMGLDVCNGLSIADRDGVRRIPVGEHSLTIGELTHSVTLGVEQLGV